Proteins encoded by one window of Culicoides brevitarsis isolate CSIRO-B50_1 chromosome 2, AGI_CSIRO_Cbre_v1, whole genome shotgun sequence:
- the LOC134828942 gene encoding zinc finger protein 91-like, producing the protein FAPCTLSVRWKNDKSGLIELSRSCRSNLFLERHIKEIHEKIVVAKCEKCKKPFSNSDLYKNHLKQHEKKPFSCNQDLCFKMFQTKIDLVNHVKTIHKVYDILLEEAEKFSCDYCKKSFHQRNILKNHLEIHRSELIKDHPDSKKCKYCSRYFFKEDLRKHYLEKHKPQKCEECGKVLFNVTSYRNHQKLHDGPKFTCDICGQVAAKKGTLETHIIYVHLKNGPQSKCELCDKMIMNRSMKKHIQRVHDKILKYECIICKKGFSQSRDLRDHLALKHLEQELYKCSICDKSFSTKGSLKNHVQIHESEKIKDHPDSRKCKYCSKFVLKENLKEHLLKQHKERTCEECGKIYFNEKSFHEHKETHKGPKFTCDLCGKKSFTKSIIQNHMIHVHLKNVPRSKCEICDKKIKTSDMQRHIQIVHERNYKIKCVICEKGFQTSTKLRDHLALQHLEEELHKCSICDNSYSSKASLKAHLRMMHEKIIVAKCEKCGKEYTNLGNYKKHLKTHEQNPFSCDKCFRMCESEKALKEHLAKRHYNCDKCGKVFMDRKYFRKHVKNLVPYGRKTDQLDALRDQKGCLKSHMEVHLNELIKDHPDSKKCKYCSRYFFKEDLRKHYLEKHKPQKCEECGMVLFNAASYRNHQKIHDGPKFTCDICGYVATRKSHLENHMRSMHLKNISRSQCKFCDKMILDDCMKRHVEITHERAFKLRSFSFDTFTAKTSQMLNL; encoded by the exons tttgctccaTGTACGTTATCGGTGAGGTGGAAAAACGACAAATCTGGCTTAATAGAGTTATCAAGAAGTTGTcggtcaaatttatttttggagag ACACATCAAGGagattcacgaaaaaattgttgtcgCTAAATGtgagaaatgcaaaaaacCATTTTCCAATTCTGATCTCTACAAAAACCATTTGAAACAACATGAGAAAAAACCGTTTAGCTGTAATCAAGATTTATGCTTCAAAATGtttcaaactaaaattgaTTTGGTGAATCATGTTAAAACGATACACAAAGTCTACGACATTTTGTTAGAAGAAgcggaaaaattttcttgtgatTATTGCAAAAAGTCTTTTCATCAGAGGAACATCTTAAAAAACCATTTGGAGATCCATCGTAGTGAACTTATCAAAGATCATCCAGAcagtaaaaaatgcaaatattgttCGAGATACTTCTTCAAAGAAGACTTGAGAAAACATTATCTGGAGAAACATAAGCCGCAAAAGTGTGAGGAATGTGGAAAGGTTTTGTTCAATGTTACATCATATCGGAACCATCAAAAACTTCACGATGGACCTAAATTTACCTGCGATATTTGTGGACAAGTTGCTGCGAAAAAGGGAACCTTGGAGACCCACATCATATACGTTCATCTGAAAAATGGACCTCAATCGAAATGCGAACTTTGTGATAAAATGATAATGAATCGTAGCATGAAAAAACACATTCAAAGGgttcatgataaaattttgaaatacgaaTGTATCATATGTAAAAAAGGTTTTTCTCAATCAAGAGACTTACGAGATCATTTAGCATTGAAGCATTTAGAACAAGAATTGTACAAATGCTCGATTTGTGATAAAAGCTTTTCAACTAAAGGTTCTTTGAAAAATCACGTGCAGATTCATGAGagtgaaaaaatcaaagaccATCCAGACAGCAGGAAATGCAAATATTGCTCGAAGTTTGTcctgaaggaaaatttaaaagagcaTCTCCTGAAGCAACACAAAGAACGAACATGTGAAGAATgtggaaaaatttacttcaatgaaaaatcatttcatgAGCATAAAGAAACACACAAAGGACCAAAATTTACTTGTGACCTCTGTGGAAAGAAGAGCTTCACGAAAAGTATTATACAGAACCACATGATACACGTTCATCTGAAAAATGTTCCCCGATCTAAATGTGAAATATGtgataagaaaataaagacTTCCGATATGCAAAGACACATTCAAATCGTTCACGAAAGAAACTACAAGATAAAATGTGtaatttgtgaaaaaggaTTTCAAACATCAACAAAGTTACGAGATCATCTGGCCTTGCAACATTTGGAGGAAGAACTTCACAAATGCTCAATTTGTGACAACAGTTATTCAAGTAAAGCTAGCTTAAAGGCACACCTAAGGAtgatgcatgaaaaaattattgtggcCAAATGTGAGAAATGTGGAAAAGAATACACAAACTTAGGAAATTACAAGAAACACTTAAAAACGCATGAGCAAAATCCGTTCAGTTGTGACAAATGCTTCAGAATGTGTGAGTCGGAAAAGGCTTTGAAAGAACATCTTGCGAAGCGTCATTACAATTGCGATAAATGTGGCAAAGTTTTCATGGATCGGAAATATTTTCGGAAGcacgtaaaaaattta gTGCCCTATGGGAGAAAAACGGATCAACTTGAtgccttaagggatcag AAAGGTTGCCTAAAATCACACATGGAAGTTCATCTCAATGAACTCATAAAAGATCATCCAGAcagtaaaaaatgcaaatattgttCGAGATACTTCTTCAAAGAAGACTTGAGAAAACATTATCTGGAGAAACATAAGCCGCAAAAGTGTGAGGAATGTGGAATGGTTCTCTTCAATGCTGCATCATATcggaaccatcaaaaaattcacgatGGACCTAAATTTACCTGCGATATTTGTGGATATGTTGCTACGAGAAAAAGTCACTTGGAGAATCACATGAGAAGCAtgcatttgaaaaatatttctcgatCGCAATGTAAGTTTTGTGACAAGATGATTTTGGATGATTGTATGAAGCGTCATGTAGAGATCACTCATGAAAGAGCTTTCAAACTAAG ATCATTTAGCTTCGATACATTTACAGCAAAAACGTCACAAATGCtcaatttgtga